A window of Leptotrichia wadei contains these coding sequences:
- a CDS encoding PTS sugar transporter subunit IIB codes for MKKILLCCAAGMSTSLLVNKMKAEAEKRGVEAEIWAEPLDKAKEEFPKADVVLLGPQVKYALPEAQKIAEENNINIDVINMVDYGMMNGAKVLDQALNLIK; via the coding sequence ATGAAAAAAATCTTATTATGCTGTGCAGCAGGAATGTCTACTAGCCTATTGGTAAACAAAATGAAAGCTGAGGCTGAAAAAAGAGGAGTTGAAGCTGAAATTTGGGCAGAACCACTTGACAAGGCAAAAGAAGAATTTCCAAAAGCTGACGTTGTTTTATTGGGGCCGCAGGTTAAATATGCCTTACCAGAAGCTCAAAAAATCGCTGAAGAAAATAACATTAACATAGATGTAATTAATATGGTTGATTATGGAATGATGAATGGGGCAAAAGTGTTAGATCAGGCGTTAAATTTAATTAAATAG
- a CDS encoding replication initiation protein: MDIYAPINKHFLENKKIKISFSKVLNKKEKYFLKFLFMEYKLLEKFEKATILQDVDLNEILDVLKFSTFEQLKKFLDNLQVKKLEFSIFSNDKIVLYGRFPILVSYNIVYSKIEFQFAREIQNARGNNTLFSLLRFDFLVFMGDETTYNFYTYLISDKNYNNDTVITLERLKEMFDTGDKYERFFDFEKQILKKAIESINLFSDIKVVYEKIKVGEHINNKVEKIRFKIIDNSKSSEKKNKELVQHINSIMDLIKNDVKDFHATYELIKKYILKKNYDYVYTNVIFTKKQFKNNIEKQLKKVLLLDLGQSLKNNLKHESEVLNIKRKYRTPFFLQLDISNLMRQNHLENELRVLVDDGYFNEILTLKNEQTMEQSFTDFKIYIKYFQNAKSQIKIIKFL; encoded by the coding sequence ATGGATATTTATGCACCAATTAACAAACATTTTTTAGAAAATAAAAAAATAAAAATTTCATTTTCAAAAGTATTGAATAAAAAAGAAAAATATTTTTTAAAGTTTCTTTTTATGGAATATAAATTGCTGGAAAAATTTGAGAAAGCAACTATTTTACAAGATGTTGATTTAAATGAAATATTAGATGTGCTTAAATTTTCTACATTTGAACAATTGAAAAAATTTTTGGATAATTTACAAGTGAAAAAGCTGGAATTTTCGATTTTTAGTAATGATAAAATTGTGCTTTATGGACGATTTCCAATTTTGGTGTCTTACAATATTGTTTATTCCAAAATTGAGTTTCAATTTGCAAGAGAAATTCAAAATGCTCGGGGAAACAATACTTTATTCTCACTTCTTAGATTTGACTTTCTGGTTTTTATGGGAGATGAGACTACTTATAATTTTTATACTTATTTGATTTCTGATAAAAATTATAATAATGATACTGTAATTACGTTAGAAAGACTAAAAGAAATGTTTGATACTGGAGATAAATATGAGCGTTTTTTTGACTTTGAAAAACAGATCTTAAAAAAAGCAATTGAATCCATAAATCTTTTTTCTGACATTAAGGTTGTTTATGAAAAAATTAAGGTTGGAGAACATATAAATAATAAAGTGGAAAAAATTCGTTTTAAAATAATTGATAACAGTAAATCTTCTGAAAAGAAAAACAAGGAGCTTGTTCAGCATATAAACAGCATTATGGACTTGATAAAAAATGATGTAAAAGATTTTCATGCTACTTATGAATTGATAAAAAAGTATATTTTAAAGAAAAATTACGATTACGTTTATACAAATGTTATTTTTACAAAAAAGCAATTTAAAAATAATATAGAAAAGCAGTTAAAAAAAGTTTTGCTGCTTGATTTGGGACAATCCTTAAAAAATAACTTAAAACATGAATCAGAGGTTTTGAACATAAAAAGAAAATACCGTACTCCTTTTTTTCTTCAGCTTGATATATCCAATCTCATGCGTCAGAATCATTTGGAAAATGAACTTAGAGTACTAGTTGATGATGGATATTTTAACGAAATTCTTACTTTAAAAAATGAACAGACAATGGAACAGAGCTTTACTGACTTCAAAATCTATATAAAGTACTTCCAAAATGCTAAAAGCCAAATAAAAATCATAAAATTCCTATAA
- the celB gene encoding PTS cellobiose transporter subunit IIC yields the protein MANIMNKFTQFLEEKLMPVAVKVANQRHLAAIKDGMVITLPFIIAGSVFLILGNLPIPALANFYKYNAVGQIIAKWLSYPVDVTFNLLGFIACIGISYKLAQHYKLDEISSTILGVLAFLLVTPFHNGIPLPSMGSGGLFVAIIMSLLAIEIVNFIVKKNIVIKMPDSVPPAVSKSFAALIPGFFVIMTALIIRILFEVSPFGNIHKVVEMVLTKPLTALGGSFFGMMGLSFITNLLWSAGIHGSNLVTGGIAKPVLDTLMDQNRIALSAGKPLPNIVTTQFFDIFHNMGGSGTTFSLAIMLLFLSKSKQLKEIGKLAIGPAFFNINEPILFGLPIVMNPILIIPFILAPLVTVMVTYLAMYSGLVAKVTGVALPWTTPPFISGFLATSHWTGAAIQVVNFFITAAIYYPFFKLWDDKKLQEENGTASIN from the coding sequence ATGGCTAATATTATGAACAAATTTACACAGTTTTTAGAAGAAAAATTAATGCCTGTTGCTGTAAAAGTGGCTAATCAGAGACATTTAGCGGCAATCAAAGATGGAATGGTCATTACATTGCCATTTATTATTGCAGGATCTGTATTTTTGATTTTAGGAAATTTGCCAATACCAGCATTAGCTAATTTTTATAAATATAATGCAGTTGGGCAGATTATCGCAAAATGGTTATCCTATCCTGTTGATGTAACATTTAATTTATTAGGCTTTATTGCGTGTATTGGTATTTCATATAAATTGGCTCAACACTATAAATTAGATGAAATTTCCAGTACAATCTTAGGAGTTTTGGCATTTTTACTTGTAACTCCTTTTCATAATGGCATCCCGCTGCCTAGTATGGGAAGTGGAGGATTATTTGTAGCTATAATAATGTCTCTTTTGGCAATAGAAATTGTAAACTTTATTGTGAAAAAGAATATTGTTATTAAAATGCCTGATTCTGTACCACCTGCAGTATCAAAATCATTTGCAGCATTAATTCCAGGATTTTTTGTTATTATGACTGCATTGATAATAAGAATTTTATTTGAAGTTTCTCCATTTGGAAATATACATAAAGTTGTTGAAATGGTCTTGACTAAACCACTTACAGCATTAGGAGGATCTTTCTTTGGAATGATGGGACTTTCTTTTATAACTAATTTATTATGGTCTGCCGGAATACACGGTTCAAATCTAGTAACGGGAGGTATAGCAAAACCTGTATTAGATACGCTAATGGATCAAAACAGAATTGCGCTTAGTGCTGGAAAGCCTCTTCCAAATATAGTTACAACTCAGTTTTTTGATATTTTTCATAATATGGGAGGTTCTGGAACAACTTTCTCTCTTGCTATTATGCTACTTTTCCTTTCTAAGAGCAAACAGCTTAAAGAAATTGGTAAATTAGCAATTGGTCCTGCTTTTTTCAATATTAACGAACCTATTTTATTTGGACTTCCAATAGTTATGAACCCTATTTTAATCATTCCATTTATATTGGCTCCGTTAGTTACAGTAATGGTTACTTATCTAGCGATGTATTCAGGGTTAGTTGCAAAAGTAACTGGAGTTGCCTTGCCTTGGACAACGCCTCCTTTTATATCCGGTTTTCTCGCAACGAGCCATTGGACAGGAGCAGCCATACAAGTAGTAAACTTCTTCATAACAGCGGCTATTTACTATCCATTCTTTAAATTATGGGATGATAAAAAACTTCAAGAAGAAAACGGGACAGCAAGTATAAATTAA